A single region of the Aeromonas hydrophila subsp. hydrophila ATCC 7966 genome encodes:
- the deoA gene encoding thymidine phosphorylase, protein MFLPQEIIRKKRNGEALSTQEIQFFVQGITNNTIGEGQIAALAMAVYFKDMTMDERVALTCAMRDSGMVLTWDHLNLGGPIVDKHSTGGVGDVVSLMLGPMVAACGGFVPMISGRGLGHTGGTLDKLDAIPGYQTSVDNDRFLKVVKEAGVAIIGQTGDLAPADKRIYAVRDITATVESIAMITGSILSKKLASGLEALVMDVKVGSGAFMPTFEASEELAKSIVAVANGAGCRTSALLTDMNQVLASSAGNAVEVREAVRYLTGEYRNPRIHAVTMALCAEMLISAGLASDDGEARRKLQAVLDNGKAAEIFGRMVTGLGGPSDFMERYDHHLPKAAIVRPVYAANSGFVTAMDTRELGLAVVAMGGGRRAAGDKLDYAVGLTDFIRLGQSVEADKPLALIHAQTEEQFAQAASMVQAAVKIGDTRPEALPEVYRRIGLADL, encoded by the coding sequence ATGTTTTTGCCTCAAGAAATTATTCGCAAGAAGCGCAACGGTGAAGCGCTCAGTACCCAAGAGATTCAATTCTTCGTTCAGGGCATTACCAACAACACCATCGGCGAGGGCCAGATTGCGGCGCTGGCGATGGCGGTCTACTTCAAAGACATGACCATGGATGAGCGGGTTGCCCTGACCTGCGCCATGCGCGATTCCGGCATGGTGCTGACCTGGGACCACCTCAATCTGGGTGGCCCGATCGTCGACAAGCACTCCACCGGCGGTGTGGGTGACGTCGTCTCCCTGATGCTCGGCCCGATGGTTGCCGCCTGCGGCGGTTTCGTGCCGATGATCTCCGGCCGTGGCCTGGGCCACACCGGCGGTACCCTCGACAAGCTGGATGCCATTCCTGGCTACCAGACCTCGGTCGACAACGATCGTTTCCTGAAAGTGGTGAAAGAGGCTGGTGTCGCCATCATCGGCCAGACCGGCGATCTCGCCCCGGCCGACAAGCGTATCTATGCGGTACGGGACATCACTGCCACCGTCGAATCCATTGCCATGATCACCGGCTCCATCCTCTCCAAAAAGCTCGCCTCCGGGCTGGAAGCGCTGGTGATGGATGTGAAAGTGGGCTCCGGTGCCTTCATGCCGACCTTTGAAGCCTCCGAAGAGCTGGCCAAGAGCATAGTCGCGGTGGCCAACGGCGCTGGCTGTCGCACTTCAGCACTCTTGACCGACATGAACCAGGTGCTGGCCTCCAGCGCCGGCAACGCGGTGGAAGTGCGCGAAGCGGTGCGCTACCTGACCGGTGAATACCGCAACCCGCGCATTCACGCCGTCACCATGGCACTGTGTGCCGAGATGCTGATCTCCGCCGGCCTGGCCAGCGATGACGGCGAGGCCCGCCGCAAGCTGCAGGCGGTGCTCGACAATGGCAAGGCGGCCGAGATCTTCGGTCGCATGGTGACCGGCCTCGGCGGCCCGAGCGACTTCATGGAGCGCTACGATCACCACCTGCCGAAGGCCGCCATCGTGCGCCCTGTCTATGCTGCCAACAGCGGTTTCGTGACCGCCATGGACACCCGTGAACTGGGTCTGGCCGTGGTTGCCATGGGCGGTGGTCGTCGCGCTGCCGGTGACAAACTTGATTATGCGGTCGGTCTGACCGACTTTATCCGCCTGGGTCAAAGTGTCGAGGCAGACAAGCCGCTCGCCCTGATCCACGCTCAAACTGAAGAGCAATTCGCTCAGGCTGCCAGCATGGTGCAGGCCGCCGTCAAGATCGGTGACACCCGACCAGAGGCATTGCCCGAGGTCTACCGTCGCATCGGTCTGGCTGATTTGTAA
- a CDS encoding TatD family hydrolase, whose amino-acid sequence MQLIDTHCHLDFPVFDPDRAALLAECRQLGVSEYIIPAVGEENWGRVMALAAEHDGISYALGVHPWYVGGQTPAVLTRLRRLLAERPRGLVAVGECGLDLRSHVPQEGQLEMFEAQIALAMEHELPLIVHSVRANDTVAKILRRLRPARGGVIHAFSGSLQQAETFWQLGFRLGIGGVISFERANKTREAVRDMPLESLLLETDAPDMPLQGQQGAPNTPANLPKIAQLLADLRQQPLAHVASVLRESTLQAFQLGKLQINS is encoded by the coding sequence ATGCAACTGATCGACACCCATTGCCATCTCGATTTTCCGGTCTTCGATCCCGATCGGGCGGCGCTGCTGGCCGAGTGCCGCCAGCTGGGGGTGAGCGAGTATATCATTCCCGCCGTGGGAGAGGAAAACTGGGGCCGGGTGATGGCGCTGGCGGCAGAGCACGACGGTATTTCCTATGCCCTGGGTGTGCATCCCTGGTATGTGGGGGGGCAGACTCCGGCGGTATTGACCCGGCTGCGGCGACTGCTGGCCGAGCGTCCACGCGGGCTGGTGGCGGTGGGGGAGTGCGGGCTGGATCTGCGCTCTCATGTGCCGCAGGAGGGGCAACTCGAGATGTTCGAGGCCCAGATCGCGCTGGCCATGGAGCATGAGCTGCCCTTGATCGTCCATTCGGTGCGCGCCAACGACACGGTTGCCAAGATCCTCAGGCGCCTGCGTCCGGCCAGAGGGGGCGTCATCCACGCCTTCAGCGGTTCTCTGCAGCAGGCAGAGACGTTCTGGCAACTGGGATTTCGGCTCGGTATCGGCGGGGTCATCAGCTTCGAGCGGGCCAACAAGACCCGGGAGGCGGTGCGCGACATGCCGCTGGAATCCTTGCTGCTGGAAACCGACGCTCCCGACATGCCGCTGCAGGGTCAACAGGGGGCGCCCAACACCCCCGCCAACCTGCCAAAAATTGCGCAACTGCTGGCCGATTTGCGGCAACAACCGCTGGCCCATGTTGCTTCGGTGTTACGTGAATCCACTTTGCAGGCTTTCCAACTGGGCAAGTTACAAATTAACAGCTGA
- the amt gene encoding ammonium transporter, translating to MLKRLVMTGLLALAALLAAPSWAEEVVAASAEVVQAAAPAVVTINKGDNTWMLLSAALVILMSIPGLALFYGGLVRSKNMLSMLMQVFTLFSLICVLWILYGYSLAFTEGNSVYGSFSKALLKGVTPDSIAATFSKGVGISEFIYVVFQGAFAAITCGLIVGAFAERIKFAAVLLFSVIWFTFAYIPLAHMVWYWAGPDAYTTADAAAAATATAGYLFQHGALDFAGGTVVHINAAVAGLVGAYLVGKRLGYGRDPMTPHSLTMTMIGASLLWFGWFGFNAGSALEANGTAALAFINTWVAPAAAALSWTLAEWVMKGRPSLLGAASGAVSGLVVITPAAGFVGVGGGLVMGLISGVAGLWGVHGLKRLLGADDSLDVFGVHGVCGILGALLTGVFASPDLGGTGVWDYVTNQVAEGYSILAQVKIQAIGVGVTILWSGIISVVAYKLVDLLIGLRVKEDAEREGLDVTTHGEKAYSL from the coding sequence ATGCTCAAGAGACTCGTGATGACTGGCCTGTTGGCGCTTGCCGCCTTGTTGGCCGCCCCCAGTTGGGCTGAAGAGGTGGTGGCCGCCTCGGCCGAGGTTGTGCAGGCTGCTGCACCGGCAGTAGTGACCATCAACAAGGGGGACAATACCTGGATGCTGCTGTCGGCAGCCCTGGTGATCCTGATGTCCATTCCGGGCCTGGCCCTGTTTTATGGCGGCCTGGTGCGCAGCAAGAACATGCTGAGCATGCTGATGCAGGTGTTCACCCTGTTCTCGCTGATCTGCGTGCTGTGGATCCTCTACGGCTATTCACTGGCCTTTACCGAGGGCAACAGCGTTTATGGCTCCTTCAGCAAGGCGCTGCTCAAGGGGGTGACCCCCGACTCCATCGCCGCCACCTTCAGCAAGGGGGTCGGTATCAGCGAGTTCATCTATGTGGTGTTCCAGGGCGCCTTTGCCGCCATCACCTGCGGTCTGATCGTGGGGGCCTTCGCCGAGCGTATCAAGTTTGCCGCCGTGCTGCTGTTCTCGGTGATCTGGTTCACCTTCGCCTATATCCCGCTGGCCCACATGGTGTGGTACTGGGCGGGTCCGGATGCCTATACCACGGCCGATGCCGCGGCAGCCGCCACCGCGACCGCCGGCTATCTGTTCCAGCACGGTGCGCTGGATTTTGCGGGTGGCACAGTGGTGCACATCAACGCGGCGGTGGCCGGTCTGGTCGGTGCCTACCTGGTGGGCAAACGCCTGGGCTATGGCCGTGACCCCATGACCCCGCACAGCCTCACCATGACCATGATCGGGGCCTCTCTGCTCTGGTTCGGCTGGTTCGGTTTCAACGCCGGCTCCGCGCTGGAAGCCAACGGCACGGCGGCGCTGGCCTTCATCAATACCTGGGTGGCTCCGGCGGCGGCGGCCCTCTCCTGGACCTTGGCCGAGTGGGTGATGAAGGGTCGTCCCTCCCTGCTGGGCGCGGCTTCCGGCGCCGTCTCCGGGCTGGTGGTGATCACGCCGGCGGCCGGCTTCGTCGGAGTGGGTGGCGGTCTGGTGATGGGCCTCATCAGCGGTGTTGCCGGGTTGTGGGGGGTCCACGGTCTCAAGCGGCTGCTGGGCGCCGATGACAGTCTGGACGTGTTCGGCGTGCACGGGGTGTGCGGCATCCTGGGGGCGCTGCTGACCGGCGTCTTCGCCAGCCCGGATCTGGGCGGTACCGGGGTGTGGGACTACGTCACCAACCAGGTGGCGGAGGGCTACTCCATCCTGGCGCAGGTCAAAATTCAGGCCATCGGGGTCGGCGTGACCATCCTCTGGTCCGGCATCATCTCGGTGGTGGCCTACAAGCTGGTGGATCTGCTGATCGGCCTACGAGTGAAAGAAGACGCGGAGCGGGAGGGGCTGGATGTCACCACCCACGGCGAGAAGGCCTACAGCCTGTAA
- the rlmD gene encoding 23S rRNA (uracil(1939)-C(5))-methyltransferase RlmD: MPLVGHQHQIEILELTDKGDGKGRLFDRPLFVEGLLPGEQALVELTEVKPNYLHGKVTELLQPSADRVADFCPNTECGGCQVRPLAYPAQLKLKQALVENALEQAGLGDTTVRTILGMDSPFAYRNKAQYAVRGCDAGAEIGFYRKHSHDLITADDCAVQDSLHVELNARVRNWMREHDIAAYDEVNHTGCVRNLMTRKGFKSGELMVVLVTLGEELPFEAELLASLSELPVTTLVQNINEERTNRILGATNRVLLGEGVIRDKIHELEFEISPLSFFQNNPSQTDVLYSSALEYAELTGNETVFDIYCGIGTISLFLAGKAAKVVGIESVESAISDARRNAALNGIEHTEFHVGKAEQLMPELHAQGVTADVVVMDPPRKGCDKAVLQTLVAMAPRRLVYVSCNPQTLARDLAWLVKQGFVLDEVQPVDMFPHSMHVEAVARLSLPAKA, translated from the coding sequence ATGCCGTTAGTGGGACATCAACACCAGATCGAGATCCTGGAACTGACCGACAAAGGAGATGGCAAAGGACGCCTGTTCGACCGCCCCCTGTTTGTCGAAGGTTTGCTGCCCGGTGAGCAGGCGCTGGTGGAGCTGACCGAGGTCAAGCCCAACTATCTGCACGGCAAGGTGACCGAGCTGCTCCAGCCCTCCGCCGATCGGGTCGCCGACTTCTGCCCCAACACCGAATGCGGTGGCTGCCAGGTGCGCCCGCTGGCCTATCCGGCCCAGCTCAAACTCAAGCAGGCGCTGGTGGAGAATGCGCTGGAACAGGCCGGGCTGGGTGATACCACCGTCAGGACGATCCTCGGCATGGACAGCCCGTTTGCCTATCGCAACAAGGCCCAATATGCGGTGCGCGGTTGCGACGCCGGCGCCGAGATCGGCTTTTATCGCAAACACTCCCATGACCTCATCACCGCCGATGACTGCGCGGTGCAGGACTCGCTGCACGTCGAGCTGAACGCCCGGGTGCGTAACTGGATGCGCGAGCACGACATCGCCGCCTATGACGAGGTGAACCACACAGGCTGTGTGCGCAACCTGATGACCCGCAAGGGCTTCAAGAGCGGCGAGCTGATGGTGGTGCTGGTGACTCTGGGCGAGGAGTTGCCGTTCGAAGCCGAACTGCTGGCGAGCTTAAGCGAGCTGCCGGTGACCACCCTGGTGCAGAACATCAACGAGGAGCGCACCAACCGTATCCTGGGCGCCACCAACCGGGTGCTGCTGGGCGAAGGGGTGATCCGCGACAAGATCCACGAGCTCGAGTTCGAGATCTCGCCGCTCTCCTTCTTCCAGAACAACCCGAGCCAGACCGATGTGCTCTACTCCAGCGCCCTCGAGTATGCGGAACTGACCGGCAACGAGACGGTGTTCGACATCTATTGCGGTATTGGCACCATCTCCCTGTTCCTGGCCGGCAAGGCTGCCAAGGTGGTGGGGATCGAGTCGGTGGAGAGCGCCATCAGCGATGCCCGTCGCAACGCCGCCCTCAACGGCATCGAGCACACCGAATTCCATGTCGGCAAGGCCGAACAGCTGATGCCCGAGCTACACGCTCAGGGTGTGACTGCCGATGTGGTGGTGATGGATCCGCCGCGCAAGGGCTGTGATAAGGCCGTGCTGCAGACCCTGGTCGCCATGGCGCCGCGCCGGTTGGTCTATGTCTCCTGCAACCCGCAGACCCTGGCTCGCGATCTCGCCTGGCTGGTCAAGCAGGGCTTCGTGCTGGATGAGGTGCAGCCGGTCGACATGTTCCCGCACTCCATGCACGTGGAAGCGGTTGCCCGCCTGAGCCTGCCGGCCAAGGCCTGA
- a CDS encoding XapX domain-containing protein, protein MNEVLLAMAAGFIVGLLFSFLKLPIPAPPVLSGVMGIVGVYLGGLAYSWILTRFFS, encoded by the coding sequence ATGAATGAAGTGCTACTGGCGATGGCGGCCGGCTTTATCGTTGGCTTGTTGTTTTCTTTCCTCAAATTGCCGATCCCGGCCCCGCCCGTATTGTCCGGGGTAATGGGGATCGTCGGAGTCTATCTGGGGGGGCTGGCATACTCCTGGATACTCACTCGCTTCTTCTCTTAA
- the tppF gene encoding type IVa pilus pseudopilin TppF, which yields MMKRTSHGFTLIELVLVIIVLGILAVTALPRFINLKDDALKSTVATTATSFASAVQLAHAGWAVKAQDQALYNLGSMGQRNLDINRYGWPAGTDEDQGRKGIDEPYVAGQGDYISVSNQSDCRLLFQGLLDSSYTVASVDQDPEIQLNADYLSSELPANQVDADGEPHSNCRYTLRDSIGRFPAYPAGLSFDYNSVTGAVTRNFQ from the coding sequence ATGATGAAACGCACAAGCCACGGCTTTACCCTGATAGAACTGGTGCTGGTCATCATAGTGCTGGGGATCCTGGCCGTCACCGCCCTGCCCCGTTTCATCAATCTCAAGGATGATGCACTCAAGAGTACGGTCGCCACCACCGCCACCAGCTTTGCCAGCGCGGTGCAGCTGGCCCATGCCGGCTGGGCGGTCAAGGCGCAGGATCAGGCGCTCTACAATCTCGGCAGCATGGGGCAGCGCAATCTCGACATCAACCGCTATGGCTGGCCCGCCGGCACCGACGAAGATCAGGGCCGCAAAGGGATAGATGAGCCCTATGTCGCAGGTCAGGGTGACTACATCTCGGTGAGCAACCAGTCAGACTGCCGCCTGCTGTTTCAGGGACTGCTGGACAGCAGCTATACCGTCGCCTCGGTCGATCAGGATCCCGAGATCCAGCTCAACGCCGACTACCTGTCCAGCGAACTGCCTGCCAACCAGGTAGATGCGGATGGGGAGCCGCACAGCAACTGCCGCTATACCCTGCGCGACTCCATTGGCCGCTTCCCGGCCTATCCCGCGGGCCTCTCCTTCGACTACAACAGCGTCACTGGTGCTGTGACCCGCAATTTCCAGTGA
- a CDS encoding NupC/NupG family nucleoside CNT transporter encodes MNLIMGLVGMATLVLIAVLFSSNRKAIKIRTVVGAFAIQAGLGAFVLYVPVGRDILVGVSDAVSSVIGYGQNGIEFLFGGLVSNKMFEVFGGGGFIFAFRVLPVIIFFSSLIAVLYYLGIMQWVIKLLGGGLQKVLGTSRTESLSATANIFVGQTEAPLVVRPFISKMTDSELFAVMCGGLASVAGSVLAGYASMGVKMEYLIAASFMAAPGGLLFAKLLVPETETPSYDENNADGELEDKPANVIDAAAAGASAGLQLALNVGAMLLAFIGLIAMINGIFSGVGGWFGYPQLSLELLLGWIFSPLAFLIGVPWSEAIVAGSFIGQKLVVNEFVAYLNFAPYLKDEVLINGVAMSDHTKAIISFALCGFANLSSVAILLGGLGSMAPNRRGTIAKFGLKAVLAGSLSNLMSATIAGFFLALSGM; translated from the coding sequence ATGAATTTGATAATGGGTCTGGTAGGGATGGCAACGCTCGTCCTTATCGCGGTGCTGTTCTCCAGTAATCGCAAAGCAATAAAAATTCGCACCGTTGTCGGTGCCTTTGCAATTCAAGCTGGACTGGGTGCATTCGTGCTGTACGTCCCGGTTGGCCGAGATATTCTGGTGGGTGTATCCGATGCCGTTTCCAGCGTCATCGGTTATGGCCAAAACGGTATCGAATTCCTGTTCGGTGGTCTGGTCAGCAACAAGATGTTCGAAGTATTCGGTGGCGGCGGCTTTATCTTCGCCTTCCGCGTATTGCCGGTCATCATCTTCTTCTCCTCGCTGATCGCCGTTCTTTATTATCTGGGCATCATGCAGTGGGTCATCAAACTGCTGGGTGGTGGCCTGCAAAAAGTACTGGGCACTTCCCGTACCGAATCCCTCTCTGCCACTGCCAACATCTTCGTGGGTCAGACTGAAGCCCCGCTGGTGGTGCGTCCCTTCATCTCCAAGATGACTGACTCCGAGCTGTTTGCCGTCATGTGTGGTGGTCTGGCCTCCGTTGCCGGTTCCGTACTGGCTGGCTATGCCTCCATGGGCGTCAAGATGGAATACCTGATCGCCGCCTCCTTCATGGCCGCTCCGGGTGGTCTGCTGTTCGCCAAGCTGCTGGTGCCGGAAACCGAGACCCCGAGCTACGACGAGAACAATGCCGATGGCGAGCTGGAAGACAAGCCTGCCAACGTGATCGATGCCGCTGCCGCCGGTGCTTCCGCCGGTCTGCAACTGGCCCTGAACGTCGGTGCCATGCTGCTGGCCTTCATCGGTCTGATCGCCATGATCAACGGCATCTTCTCCGGTGTGGGTGGCTGGTTCGGTTATCCGCAGCTCTCCCTGGAACTGCTGCTGGGCTGGATCTTCTCCCCGCTGGCCTTCCTGATCGGGGTGCCCTGGAGCGAAGCCATCGTGGCCGGTTCCTTCATCGGTCAGAAACTGGTGGTCAACGAGTTCGTGGCCTACCTGAACTTTGCCCCGTATCTGAAAGATGAAGTGCTGATCAATGGCGTGGCCATGTCCGACCACACCAAGGCCATCATCTCCTTCGCCCTGTGCGGCTTCGCCAACCTGTCCTCCGTCGCCATCCTGCTGGGCGGTCTGGGCTCCATGGCACCGAACCGTCGTGGCACCATTGCCAAATTTGGTCTGAAAGCCGTACTGGCTGGCTCTCTGTCCAACCTGATGTCTGCGACCATCGCAGGCTTCTTCCTGGCGCTGTCCGGCATGTAA
- the deoC gene encoding deoxyribose-phosphate aldolase, with product MTDLKLAAQRALNLMDLTTLNDDDTDQKVIDLCRKAKSPAGLTAAVCIYPRFIPIARKTLREIGAADVRIATVTNFPHGNDDIEIAVAETRAAVAYGADEVDVVFPYRAFMAGNEQVGFDLVKACKEACGSQALLKVIIETGELKEEALIRRASEISIDAGADFIKTSTGKVPVNATPEAARIMMEVIKAKNPKVGFKPAGGVKDAAVAGQYLAMAEEILGKDWVSARTFRFGASSLLASLLATLGHGDKPANTSGY from the coding sequence ATGACTGATCTGAAACTGGCCGCCCAGCGCGCCCTGAACCTGATGGACCTGACCACTCTGAACGATGACGACACCGATCAGAAGGTGATCGACCTGTGCCGCAAGGCCAAGTCGCCGGCCGGCCTGACCGCCGCCGTCTGCATCTATCCCCGTTTCATCCCCATCGCTCGCAAGACCCTGCGTGAAATCGGCGCCGCCGACGTGCGCATTGCGACCGTGACCAACTTCCCGCACGGCAACGACGACATCGAGATCGCCGTGGCCGAAACCCGCGCCGCCGTGGCCTACGGTGCTGATGAAGTGGACGTGGTGTTCCCGTACCGCGCCTTCATGGCCGGCAATGAACAGGTCGGCTTCGATCTGGTCAAAGCTTGTAAGGAAGCCTGTGGTAGCCAAGCCCTGCTGAAAGTGATCATCGAAACTGGCGAGCTGAAAGAAGAGGCGCTGATCCGCCGTGCTTCTGAAATCTCCATCGACGCCGGTGCCGACTTCATCAAAACCTCCACCGGCAAGGTGCCGGTCAATGCGACCCCGGAAGCGGCGCGCATCATGATGGAAGTGATCAAGGCCAAGAACCCGAAAGTCGGCTTCAAGCCGGCCGGTGGCGTGAAAGACGCCGCCGTGGCGGGTCAGTACCTGGCCATGGCCGAAGAGATCCTGGGCAAGGACTGGGTATCCGCCCGCACCTTCCGCTTTGGTGCATCCAGCCTGCTGGCCAGCCTGCTGGCCACACTGGGGCATGGCGACAAGCCGGCCAACACCAGCGGTTACTAA